ACTCAAAGGAATGCTTCCTCTCAGAggcctgagaaaatgtcacatcAGTTTCAACTGAGCATGCTCCAGGTGAAAAAAACTGCAACAAATAACCCCCTGTATTGCTAATCATGTGTACAAATAGATTTGTTGAAAATGACAACTATataatgtgcatgtgtgctgtccccccccccccctcccaggtgTCAGGCAGTGGAGACAATATGGTGGAATGCCAGTTGGAAACCCATACCAACAAGATGGTGACATTTAAGTTTGACATCGAAGGGGATGCCCCAGAGGACATAGCAGACTACATGGTAGACTGCTCATTTCTTACCATTGTCTGAATTACTTTTTCAAAAGTAGTCATTCTAcgcataaatatatttctgtttggttgcattttgtttttaggTGGAGGAGGACTTTGTCCTTGATGTAGAGAAAGAGAAATTTGTTGAAGATCTTAGAGGCATAGTTAAGAAAGCTCACGAAATTCTTGAAACACATTCACAGGTAGATTGATTTCTATATTTCCATCTATAACCTTCTTTCCACTCTAAATTGTTCAATGgatttaaatatgtatgtctTTATTAGACTGGATCATCTGAACAGTTACATATGAGCACTTCCACTAGCTCTTCAGGTGAGTTATGGATATATTGTTTCTTTGTCACGTAAAAGTGTCATTACAGTATGCACAAATGCTGTACTTATTATATACTGTTATGTGTTGTAAAATGTCTTTATGGTTTTCAGTGGACTCAGTGCCCCATTCCTCTCCAGTGGGACGCTGGCGCTTCTTTATAAACCAGACCATCCACCATAGAGACTCTCTCTCGAGTCAGGGAGCAGGCACGCCACCCCCCACTGCAGAGAGCAGGATACCACAGTCTCCTAAAACAGAAAGAGGTAAGCTCTACTGATGTCCCTTTGAATGCTATGGCTTTTTAATATGACTGACATGACAGCATAACAGAAACTAACAATGTGTTCCTCTCTGCGGCTGTAGAAAGTGAAGGATCCCAGAGTCTGGAGTCCTTGACGGGCATGGCctttcccccccgcccccctctttCTGCCACCTCCCCTCCCGTTTCAATTGTCTCAGCCCCTGCCTCCATTGTCCCCTCAGCCATCTCTGCCCCAGCTCCTCACACCACTGTCTTTGAAAGCATCTCTGCGCCCGCCTCCACTCTCGAGGCCTCTGTCACTGCTTTAGGTGGTCTTGAACCGCCAGTCCTCACCTCAGCTTCTATTGACCAAATGCGCACTGTTCCCTCATCAATAGCAATACCTGCTGCTGCTAACTACCCCACATTGTCCACTGCTCCTAATGTTGTGTTTCCCACACCCACCACCATTCTCCCTGATGCCATCACACCTCCTGGAAGCACTGGTTGCTCCACTGCAGGTCAAAGTATAGGGGATACAGTGACAACTGCTCCAAGGTCATGTGGGCCTGCAGCGGCCCGGTCGTCAAGCTCTTTTCATTCCCCTCCTCTTGCTGCTGCCGTGACCTCTTCTGCACTTAGCACACTTGGcatggagcagcagcagactcTCACTCAGATGGACAAACTAGTCTCACAACAATCGAAACTACCGCAGCCACGACTACAGCCTGCATTACAGCAACAGGTACCAGTAGTTCAACAGCAACTGCAGGCAATGCAGCTTGAACAACAGGCACAGCAGATACAGCGGGAaacaacacagcaacaacagcaatCTCAACATCAAGTGTACCAAGAACAAATTCAGCTGCAACAGTCTCTCCAGCAGTTACAACATCAGCAGCTAATGCAACAACAAATACCAATTCAACAACAGATGACTGAGGTGCAGATGTTTTCTCAGACAGGTCATACAGAGTTGTTACAACAGTCTGTGCCTCTTCAGTCGTTTCTGCCACCAATATCCCGACAGCAGACCCCACAATCCATTCTTCAACAGCAAACACCACAGTACACCCCACAGTTACAGCAGATACCGCAGCAGGTTATCGCCCCCCAAGCTGCTGTCGTGCCTCAACATCAGACCCATATTGAtcaccagcagcagcaacagctaaACTTGCATCGTACGATACACTTACAGCAACAGCAAATGGTGCAACAGcagttacagcagcagcaccatcaGTTGTTTATGGGGGCTGTGGCTTTAACACCAGATCAGAGCCAAATGCTGCCCATGTCAATTAGTCAACAGTTTCTTCAACAACAGGCACAGCTAAGTGGTCAACCTGTACCGCAACAGCAGATTCCACAACAAACCCAGAACCCTGCTGAGCTGGTACAACAACATATACAGTCACAGAAACAGCTGCAGCCCTCTGAGCAGCAACACGAGACGGTTATAGCCATGGACACACctcagaagcagcagcagcagtttccgctgcagaagcagtcctgTTTACAGATATCTGAATCAGAAATGTCCACGGGAGAGACAAGCTTCACAGAGGACACGTGCAGTTACTCCGCCCCTTTTCAACCTTCCTCTGACTCCTCGCTGCCACCTCTCCATATGGGCACCGCTGAAGCCACCGTACCCGCTCTCTCCCTCACAATGACACCATCCCCTGCTCAGCCTTCCTCTGTGGCCGAGTCAGACAGTGAAGGCCCCCCCAAAATTGAATTTGTAGACAACCGCATAAAGACTCTGGATGAAAAGCTGAGGAACTTGTTATATCAGGAGTATAGTAGCGGGGCAGCCCCGGCCGGGGGAGCTGCCTCTGGCCCTACATCGACTGCCTCCACATCAGTAGGAGACGAGTCATCTGAGCCACAGTCGCTCCACCACTCGTCTTTTCTCCCACCTGCCTCCTCTTCAGATACCTCCCCtcactcatcttcctcctcttcctcccccaccacctcccgctcctcttctacctccccTGACCCAGAGAGAGATGGCACAGGAGGGAAAGCTTCCTCGGAACGGCCCAGCTTTGCGGAGATGGGCCCCGTGGAACAGCAGCCTTGCCCATCTCTCCACTTCTCCTCTGCTTCGTCCACCATGCCTACCTCTCACCTGCCTCCCAGTCAGGATGAATCGGCTGGGCTCCAGCGTCCACCTGTACCAGGAGAACCAACCATTCTTGTGAGTGAAAACCACGGATGACATTTTCgattgtttttataaatgttctCTTTCATTGTACTCATActgaattaacttttttttttacaagttcATATTTCAGTGTATTGACGTATTATTTGTTGAGGTTACATATTTGTGTCTCTCCGTTTTGAACTACTCTATGCCATTTTTAATTGTCTTAACTGTTCTAGGCTGTACCCCCATACTCTGATACCAGTACCACTGGAGACGCATCATGGCCCCCCAATCAGCAACCGATCCCCCTCCGGCATGAACACCAGAAGCACAATGCAGGAGGTGGATATATTGGCCTAAACCTGACATGTCCTAGTATCAGAAATCCTGTTAGCAAGAAATCCTGGACTCTCAAATTCAAAAACTGGGCATGCAAACTGCGCCACTCCGCCAGCTTGTTCAAGAAGCCCAGAGTCCAGCAAGGTAGCGTCctcttagagagagagaacgaaagagagagaatgggtTGTTGGGGCATGGACTTAAATCTAATATCTAGTACTAGTTTAACGTAGTAAAATAACCTTCTTAACCATCTGGAATTAATACCTGTTAATGTCAAATAATTTTAATATTTACAGCTAAttaatcttgtttttgtttattgtaaTGTGCTAATATTCTCCATGCAGTGTAAGTGTTGACATCACAACAtacattattgttttgttttctttgtttcttttcttaattcctttttacttattttaattttcttAGCAGCCTTTCCTTTTGCATGGGTGCTCACCTTGGGGCGAGAACAGAGGAGAGTGGACGAGGGTTGAAGAATGGCACAGTGTCATTCCAGTGCAGATGAGCTCTGGAGTAACGCCCAGCAGTGCCCGTGACCATGACATACCCCTTCATATGACACCCCCCTTTTTTCACAAAATTCATAAGCACAGCCAGCAGCAACCATCTCACCTCCACATGTCGGCTCAGTGTAGACAGCACCATGCAGCTCACGTCATATCACAAATAAGATAGATGCTAAACTATTATTATGTAATCAGTTCAGAACATATATACACTTTCTATGTCAGCTCCTACAGAATAGCATTGCTCCATGAGACTCAACTGTATCCCAAAGTTGTAGTTGATGCATTCATGAAGATTACTTTCTCAATTGAATTATCTGTATAACATTTTGAGATAATGATACAAGTCCTAATTTCTAGTAAATATTGGGCATATTACCCAGGATTTATGAGTTACTACTAGTGTGCATGGGTAGGCTTTTCATACAGCTAAGATGTATCTCACTGTTCAAAGTATTTCATTCATCTTGCATGCATTTGTGTTTCTATGTTTAATATGTATAGGTGTAGCTTAGATCCTTTGCTACAAGTTCACCTGCATGACCGTGTATGTTATGTTCTACCCAAGTTACTAATAATGGATTGTTATCTGTAAGTAACACCTACATCAGGCTCCATATGTCTATGTTGAGTTTAAATGATGCAGTGACTATCCATGGACTTACTTTGCTAATGTAGTAATCCCAAATAtcaaacacactgaacattatCACTGTGGATCTTTGCTCGGATCTCTAAGTGATATTGGGCTTTGTTGTCTTGTATATGAAAGGGAATATATGGTGAGAATGAGAGAGTGgatgtgggggtgggtgggggtacAGTGTTGTAAACATTCAACTGCCATTTCACactgtgttttcttttaattaatcTACTATCATTTTGTTTGTAATGAAACAAGCATTTACCACCCCGTCCCACACGCCCATTACACATCTCTTAAACATGATTTTTTTACATccacaaaaaaacatgtattcttcatattgttttgttgtttataGTTTAAGAAAATGACGGCCACACAACTCAACATATAATTATACATTTCACATACCTGCATGCAAGTCATAACGTTGATGATGTGTGACATTGATGGGTGTGCCTTTGTGTTCGTGCCCCATGTCTCCATGTGCGTATGTGTCTCTGTCATACACAttttctgtgtctttgtgtgtgtgtgtgtgtgtgtgtctaccttGTCATGTATGTGCTCTTTAtacttgtgtctctgtgttcctGTCTCTGGGTCCGTGTctcccctttttgtttttcatcgcTGTCTTTTTATCAGATGGAAGTTCCAGCAGTCAGACACttagagaggagaaggaggcacCACAGCCAAATCCACTTCATTCAGACAAAGGACGATTTCGGGTAGGAGCCAAACTGCTGATTTGATCTTTGCTACTCAATTAGTCTGAATAGTCATTGCAGTCTGGACGGGCCAGTAATGCGTCCTCTGCCATCAGGTGACTCCAGTGACCCAGTCCTCCTCCCCGAAGGCTGCGCCATCAGGCCATGGTAGCACTCACAGGAAAGTGGGCCGCTTCTCTGTAACCCAGGCTGAGACCAAGAAAGAGCACGGGAAGACTGACAGCGCCCCGGTGTCTCCTAatttggagagggagaggaggagatctcGGGCGAAGGACGGAGAGAAAGATGAAAGTAAGAAGACCCCAGCATTGTTTCACATGCCTCGAGGTCATGGACACAGCCACTCACCCCTGGGCAGCAGCGATGATGATGAGTGTGAGCTGGATGATGAAGACCTGAGAAAAGAACTACACAAGCTCAGAAAGAAGTAAGTCAGTGAAGGGAAAGATTTAACATCATTATTTCAGAGTTCACAAGATATGTGTCTATTCATTAATtacatgttctctctcatgtctccattAGTTGTTGTATCTTGGCTTTATAAGAAATGTGTAAAGTCTTTCtacccttttttgttttgcatattCATTGCTATTTTTTTTCCATCCTCATTTTCAGTTCATGATTTTACTGAATCTTTCCCCACCTGCTGCTCTGTGTTTTGcatctcttcctctgcaggCACATCAAAGAGGTGGTATCCCTTCAGTCCCACCAGAACAGAGAGCTGCAGGAGCTGTACGGTCAGCTTCGTTCCCTCAAAGACCAACGCTATAGTCTGCCTGTGTCTTTGTCCCGAACAACTCCTCTTCCCATGGGACCACCTGTGATGTCTCCTCGAAGGCCCAGGCCAGGCAAAATCAAACTCCGGCCCCGGCCTCACTCTCACATGGATAACAACGGAGTTACACACTCGGGTACACACTTTTATGAATGATTTCCCTTTCTATTCTTCTGTTGCTTGCTTTCTGTTTGAATGTTTCTTGTATCTCCCGTCTAGGGATTCAGCAGTCAAGTAGTTTCTCAGGTGGTGAACAGAGTAGACTGCTTCTATACTGCAACCAAGAGCACTGCACATCACTGCCTGCTAAAAGAGGTACCGTTTGTCATCAATATATCAGAACAACACATAATGTTGTGACAATCAGTGGTGTGATACGTGCCCTCCTTTTTCCACAGATCACAGTCCTCTTAGAAAAAGCACATTCACAGATGAACTGCACAAACTCGTTGATAATTGGACGAAGGATACGATGGGCCCCGCTCCGCCCAAGCCTTCGCTGAATCAAATTAAGCAGATTCAGCAGGTGCAGGAGTTGGGAGGCTGGAGTCAGCCGACTGAGGTAGGACTATGTAGCATGCCTTCACTTTTAATACTGTATGAATATGACCTTCAATATATGATCAGAGGGATAGTTAATGTGTTATCATACATACAGTGGAGAAGGTTTTGCTTTTCCAAAAGAAGCTAAACATTATTTAGTTGGTTCTAATGTGGAGTAGCAAAAAGATTTGGGCAGAA
The genomic region above belongs to Pseudoliparis swirei isolate HS2019 ecotype Mariana Trench chromosome 9, NWPU_hadal_v1, whole genome shotgun sequence and contains:
- the si:dkey-151g10.3 gene encoding serine/threonine-protein kinase WNK3 isoform X6; translated protein: MATDSGEPTGTEDSSEKPDGKKGRADPQRGDRTNSTPSDFISSHTQERKSTGGEDGRIQGEGGEACPDGEENPVSPISFSAPSLPADTGQKRLRREKRFFRKSVELYEEDNEVEVTPEAPHSAPHLELRSSDSVFTSSAQQPGAASSCAAVGHDSSSPSSTQEPDVPSSASTQRGKEREQEEEAEMKAVATSPGGRFLKFDIELGRGAFKTVYKGLDTETWVEVAWCELQDRKLTKAEQQRFKEEAEMLKGLQHPNIVRFYDSWESVLRGKKCIVLVTELMTSGTLKTYLKRFKVMKPKVLRSWCRQILKGLHFLHTRTPPILHRDLKCDNIFITGPTGSVKIGDLGLATLMRTSFAKSVIGTPEFMAPEMYEEHYDESVDVYAFGMCMLEMATSEYPYSECQNAAQIYRKVTSGIKPASFDKVTDPEIKDIIEACIRQNKSERLSIRDLLNHAFFGEDTGVRVELAEEDRGTQDCLALRIWVEEPKKLKGKHKDNEAIEFSYDLENDSAEEVALEMVKSGFFHESDAKVVGKSIRDRVNLIKKSRERRQQQLFQQQGVKEKRDPTLTSSNFPHPSCPSSLGPGAAGQTGGEGRGQESEELPVVDRHVRQQHIFSGTNLSLPGESIECASCESYASGQSQLYSQQGESYTRSQNTLPPTASSTGALTQMLPIGESGSVPNVPIGQSVSMSNMSVGQSGGGPVGQTYLQPSTMVPQVSSIPQQYFQDGLYLSSTERHSSSLGSVPANGEETFQLLANGKFEKLKTQRNASSQRPEKMSHQFQLSMLQVSGSGDNMVECQLETHTNKMVTFKFDIEGDAPEDIADYMVEEDFVLDVEKEKFVEDLRGIVKKAHEILETHSQTGSSEQLHMSTSTSSSVDSVPHSSPVGRWRFFINQTIHHRDSLSSQGAGTPPPTAESRIPQSPKTERESEGSQSLESLTGMAFPPRPPLSATSPPVSIVSAPASIVPSAISAPAPHTTVFESISAPASTLEASVTALGGLEPPVLTSASIDQMRTVPSSIAIPAAANYPTLSTAPNVVFPTPTTILPDAITPPGSTGCSTAGQSIGDTVTTAPRSCGPAAARSSSSFHSPPLAAAVTSSALSTLGMEQQQTLTQMDKLVSQQSKLPQPRLQPALQQQVPVVQQQLQAMQLEQQAQQIQRETTQQQQQSQHQVYQEQIQLQQSLQQLQHQQLMQQQIPIQQQMTEVQMFSQTGHTELLQQSVPLQSFLPPISRQQTPQSILQQQTPQYTPQLQQIPQQVIAPQAAVVPQHQTHIDHQQQQQLNLHRTIHLQQQQMVQQQLQQQHHQLFMGAVALTPDQSQMLPMSISQQFLQQQAQLSGQPVPQQQIPQQTQNPAELVQQHIQSQKQLQPSEQQHETVIAMDTPQKQQQQFPLQKQSCLQISESEMSTGETSFTEDTCSYSAPFQPSSDSSLPPLHMGTAEATVPALSLTMTPSPAQPSSVAESDSEGPPKIEFVDNRIKTLDEKLRNLLYQEYSSGAAPAGGAASGPTSTASTSVGDESSEPQSLHHSSFLPPASSSDTSPHSSSSSSSPTTSRSSSTSPDPERDGTGGKASSERPSFAEMGPVEQQPCPSLHFSSASSTMPTSHLPPSQDESAGLQRPPVPGEPTILAVPPYSDTSTTGDASWPPNQQPIPLRHEHQKHNAGGGYIGLNLTCPSIRNPVSKKSWTLKFKNWACKLRHSASLFKKPRVQQDGSSSSQTLREEKEAPQPNPLHSDKGRFRVTPVTQSSSPKAAPSGHGSTHRKVGRFSVTQAETKKEHGKTDSAPVSPNLERERRRSRAKDGEKDESKKTPALFHMPRGHGHSHSPLGSSDDDECELDDEDLRKELHKLRKKHIKEVVSLQSHQNRELQELYGQLRSLKDQRYSLPVSLSRTTPLPMGPPVMSPRRPRPGKIKLRPRPHSHMDNNGVTHSGIQQSSSFSGGEQSRLLLYCNQEHCTSLPAKRDHSPLRKSTFTDELHKLVDNWTKDTMGPAPPKPSLNQIKQIQQVQELGGWSQPTEVAPPGWFPVAPLNPQAPPTSSSLPVAAPSQDTGGGSLSTLHSPGPQPQTHMAQVPQMQQSLHLHQSLPLQQMTYQQSPLRQQIPQPQMQTPIQSQSPSQTQPITQLPPPQVQPPLPSQMPTSLVSTASGTTAPTDSIAAIGGALCSCSSPSSTSSSSCSTAALPSSAKIPPTAPTSTLPLGQK